The following coding sequences lie in one Arachis ipaensis cultivar K30076 chromosome B05, Araip1.1, whole genome shotgun sequence genomic window:
- the LOC107642806 gene encoding salicylic acid-binding protein 2: protein MEKEKESNKKRRHFVLVHGACHGGWCWYKISALLKSGGHKVTAPDMAASGIHPKKVQELASITEYVEPLMELLESLPSESEERVILVGHSFGGISISMAMEMFPKKIAAAVFLSAFMPSPDRGFLTLHQEYNQRRDSNMDSKIMFDENAQDTINPNGSVIFGPQFLASKLYQLSPVEDMALAMSLLRPTRVYGDQEMLREQTRVTRDKYGSVAKIYIVCEQDQVLKKDFQLSMIEGNPESEVKNIAEADHMPMFSKPQELFSYLHHIANTFY, encoded by the exons ATGGAAAAGGAGAAGGAGAGCAACAAGAAGAGAAGGCATTTTGTGTTGGTTCATGGTGCCTGCCATGGCGGTTGGTGCTGGTATAAGATATCTGCTTTGTTGAAATCTGGTGGTCACAAAGTGACAGCCCCGGACATGGCTGCCTCCGGGATCCATCCAAAGAAGGTTCAAGAGCTGGCTTCCATAACCGAGTATGTGGAGCCACTGATGGAGTTGCTGGAATCTCTGCCTTCAGAGTCAGAGGAGAGAGTGATATTGGTGGGTCACAGCTTCGGCGGTATCAGCATATCCATGGCCATGGAAATGTTTCCAAAAAAGATTGCAGCTGCTGTCTTTCTATCTGCTTTCATGCCTTCTCCTGACCGAGGCTTTCTCACTCTCCACCAAGAG TATAACCAAAGAAGGGACTCTAATATGGACTCGAAGATTATGTTTGACGAGAACGCCCAGGATACTATTAACCCAAATGGATCTGTGATATTTGGGCCTCAATTCTTAGCATCCAAGTTATATCAACTGTCTCCAGTTGAG GATATGGCCCTCGCAATGTCATTGCTTAGACCAACACGTGTCTATGGAGACCAAGAAATGTTACGAGAGCAAACAAGAGTTACAAGGGACAAGTATGGGAGTGTGGCCAAAATATACATAGTGTGCGAACAAGACCAAGTGTTGAAGAAGGATTTTCAACTGTCAATGATTGAAGGGAACCCAGAAAGCGAAGTGAAAAATATTGCTGAAGCTGATCATATGCCCATGTTCTCTAAACCTCAAGAGCTTTTCTCTTACCTTCACCACATTGCAAACACCTTTTATTAA
- the LOC107640084 gene encoding uncharacterized protein LOC107640084 has product MGMILQDHAKLDSDTIAEAIRPLVEADPSIKVKSIIAEVQSRSNYTVSYRKAWLAKQKSVAKIFGDWEVSYQNLPIWLKAMTAKLPRSRVQIKMLSVYRESEEVQGVRVLHCIFWSFYPCIVAFRHCKPLVQVNGMHLYGKYKGALLVAVAQDGNQNIVPIAFAIVKGETADAWEFFLTNLQRYVVTIDGVGIISDRHTSIDAAIARSNGAWSPPRAWHMYCIRHIGSNFLRRFKAPYLHKLVVNTGYSRTEQEYNKNYQRLKEWGEAYTQWCDDIGVERWVLAFDGVIVGGHMTTNLIECINSVLKGARNLPVTAIVRSTFYRLNKLFTRKSAEAHEHVRNGFTYSEFAIKRVEESFRRAGNIVVNWFDRRNEMFEVHEMQDDSIYTVNLAQRHYDCGHFQVERLSCRHVLACCANQRLDWQVYVHDMYKMSEICKVYKGEFVPMGDPSTWDRYEGEKVIAN; this is encoded by the exons ATGGGTATGATTTTGcaagatcatgccaagttggactcAGACACAATTGCAGAGGCTATTAGGCCGTTGGTCGAAGCAGACCCGTCGATAAAGGTGAAGTCTATTATTGCAGAAGTTCAATCCAGGTCCAACTACACTGTAAGTTACCGCAAAGCTTGGCTGGCAAAGCAGAAATCTGTCGCAAAAATTTTTGGTGATTGGGAAGTTTCTTACCAGAATCTGCCAATATGGTTGAAAGCAATGACTGCGAAGTTGCCAAGGTCTCGTGTTCAAATAAAAATGCTTTCTGTTTACCGTGAGAGTGAGGAGGTTCAAGGTGTAAGAGTGTTGCACTGCATTTTTTGGAGCTTCTATCCGTGTATTGTAGCATTCAGACACTGCAAGCCATTGGTGCAGGTTAATGGCATGCACCTGTACGGAAAATATAAAGGTGCACTTCTGGTTGCGGTTGCACAAGATGGGAACCAAAACATTGTGCCTATTGCATTTGCGATAGTCAAGGGCGAGACAGCAGACGCATGGGAGTTTTTCCTAACCAATTTGCAGAGATATGTTGTTACCATTGATGGTGTGGGTATTATTTCTGACCGCCATACCTCCATCGACGCTGCAATAGCTCGTAGTAATGGTGCATGGTCACCACCAAGAGCGTGGCACATGTACTGCATCAGGCACATCGGGTCCAACTTCTTAAGGAGGTTCAAGGCTCCGTATTTGCATAAACTCGTGGTGAACACAG GCTACTCTAGGACGGAACAGGAGTACAACAAAAACTACCAAAGGCTTAAAGAGTGGGGTGAGGCATATACTCAATGGTGCGATGACATCGGTGTTGAGAGATGGGTGTTGGCATTCGATGGGGTCATCGTTGGGGGACATATGACGACAAACTTGATAGAGTGCATAAATTCTGTCCTGAAGGGTGCACGCAACCTTCCTGTGACTGCCATTGTTAGGTCTACTTTCTATCGGCTGAATAAATTGTTTACTCGGAAGAGTGCCGAGGCTCATGAGCATGTCCGCAACGGATTCACGTATTCAGAATTTGCAATAAAGAGAGTTGAAGAAAGCTTTCGACGTGCAGGAAACATTGTGGTCAATTGGTTCGATAGGCGCAATGAGATGTTTGAGGTTCATGAAATGCAAGATGATTCTATTTACACTGTTAACCTTGCGCAACGACACTACGACTGTGGCCATTTCCAGGTCGAGCGACTCTCATGTCGCCACGTTCTTGCATGTTGCGCTAACCAGCGTCTTGATTGGCAAGTATATGTGCACGACATGTACAAGATGTCTGAAATTTGCAAGGTGTACAAAGGCGAGTTTGTTCCGATGGGTGACCCATCTACATGGGATAGATATGAAGGagagaaggtgatcgccaactgA